From a single Longimicrobiaceae bacterium genomic region:
- a CDS encoding L,D-transpeptidase family protein has translation MRTALLVAVLAFAALLASSDAAVSQGTAPGGPLGGARQLLLVTTAGWDSVGGTLRRFERSAPGEEWRLVGEPVPVVVGRSGTAWGTGLHEAQPPASGPTKREGDGRAPAGAFRIGSAFGYPSASQVPWIRLPYIHSTESHRCVDDVESAYYNRVVDSAAVRKDWTGTVERMRLSDDQYSLGAIVEHNWGEQTRPGAGSCIFLHVWKGPGHPTAGCTAMAAPHMREVLRWLAPDGEPVLVQLPRAEYERLRERWALP, from the coding sequence ATGCGCACCGCGCTCCTCGTGGCCGTCCTGGCGTTCGCCGCGCTGCTGGCGTCCTCCGACGCCGCCGTCTCCCAGGGGACGGCGCCCGGCGGGCCGCTCGGCGGCGCGCGGCAGCTGCTGCTGGTGACCACGGCGGGGTGGGACTCGGTCGGCGGCACCCTGCGGCGCTTCGAGCGGAGCGCGCCGGGCGAGGAGTGGCGCCTGGTGGGGGAGCCGGTCCCCGTGGTGGTGGGGCGGAGCGGGACGGCGTGGGGGACGGGATTGCACGAGGCGCAGCCCCCCGCGTCCGGGCCGACCAAGCGCGAGGGGGACGGGAGGGCTCCCGCGGGGGCGTTCCGGATCGGCTCGGCGTTCGGGTACCCGTCCGCTTCGCAGGTCCCCTGGATCCGCCTCCCCTACATCCACTCCACCGAGTCGCACCGCTGCGTGGACGACGTGGAGTCCGCGTACTACAACCGGGTGGTGGACAGCGCCGCGGTGCGGAAGGACTGGACGGGGACAGTGGAGCGGATGCGCCTGTCCGACGACCAGTACAGCCTGGGCGCCATCGTGGAGCACAACTGGGGCGAGCAGACCCGGCCCGGCGCCGGCTCGTGCATCTTCCTCCACGTCTGGAAGGGCCCCGGCCATCCCACCGCCGGGTGCACCGCCATGGCTGCGCCCCACATGCGAGAGGTGCTGCGCTGGCTCGCTCCCGACGGCGAGCCCGTGCTGGTGCAGCTCCCCCGCGCGGAGTACGAGCGGCTGCGGGAGCGCTGGGCCCTCCCCTG